One Gordonia sp. SID5947 genomic region harbors:
- a CDS encoding glutamine synthetase III codes for MSGSMSRRQAIEAVTNYSVETDGFPEPLADTFARNVFTVSAMKARLPRHVFKAVSATIDKGAPLDPTLADYVASAMKDWAIEKGASHYAHVFYPLTGFTAEKHDSFLEPDSSGAALAEFQGKTLLQGEPDASSFPNGGLRGTFEARGYTGWDVTSPAYIMENPNGNTLCIPTIFISWTGEALDKKTPLLRSQQAMSKQAMRVLKLFGHDDIDTVVSYAGAEQEYFLIDRHFFFARPDLMTANRTLFGAEPSKGQEFDDHYFGAIPDRVLAFMIELDRELFKQGIPAKTRHNEVAPGQFEIAPVFEKSNLAHDHQQLMMTTMKNVAERYGMVCLLHEKPFAGVNGSGKHVNFSLGNSNQGNLLNPGDTPHENEQFLVFCAAIIRGVHKFGGLLRASIASASNDHRLGANEAPPAIISIFLGDQLMDVFDQIAKGGAKASKETGLLELGVDTLPPLTADAGDRNRTSPFAFTGNRFEFRAPGANQSIADPMIAINAMLADSLDYIADYLEKKIADGVEFDAAVQDLLEGIIVEHGKVVFNGNGYSAEWQEEAASRGLLNLRTTVDAMAQYDEPAIQEVMSAYGILSNRELKARKEVVLEQYSLALLVEAKETLEIAKTMILPAANRYQGELAGTAASLKAAGVETDHPVLMSVTKSTKDLYATMLTLEEAIGGFHADTLEGEAQYALQALIPAMDDVRAVADRLESIVADDLWPLPTYHEMLTIL; via the coding sequence ATGAGTGGAAGCATGTCCCGCCGCCAGGCGATCGAGGCAGTGACAAACTACTCGGTGGAAACCGATGGTTTTCCGGAGCCGTTGGCAGACACCTTCGCGCGCAACGTTTTCACCGTGTCGGCGATGAAAGCCCGACTGCCAAGACATGTCTTCAAGGCGGTCTCCGCGACCATCGACAAGGGCGCGCCGCTCGATCCCACCTTGGCCGACTACGTCGCGTCGGCCATGAAAGATTGGGCGATCGAGAAGGGTGCGTCGCACTATGCCCACGTCTTCTACCCACTCACCGGCTTCACCGCGGAGAAGCACGACTCGTTCCTCGAACCGGATTCGTCGGGGGCCGCGCTGGCAGAATTCCAGGGCAAGACGTTGTTGCAGGGCGAACCTGACGCCTCCAGCTTCCCCAACGGCGGTCTCCGCGGCACGTTCGAGGCTCGGGGGTACACCGGCTGGGATGTGACCAGCCCGGCGTACATCATGGAGAACCCCAACGGGAACACCCTCTGCATCCCCACGATCTTCATCTCGTGGACCGGGGAGGCGCTGGACAAGAAGACCCCGTTGCTGCGTAGCCAGCAGGCGATGAGCAAGCAGGCGATGCGCGTGCTGAAGTTGTTCGGGCACGATGACATCGACACTGTCGTGTCGTACGCCGGCGCCGAGCAGGAGTACTTCCTGATCGACCGTCACTTCTTCTTCGCCCGTCCCGATCTGATGACGGCGAACCGAACCCTGTTCGGCGCCGAGCCCTCCAAGGGACAGGAGTTCGACGACCACTACTTCGGTGCCATCCCCGACCGCGTTCTGGCGTTCATGATCGAGCTCGACCGAGAACTGTTCAAGCAGGGCATCCCCGCCAAGACCCGCCACAACGAGGTCGCTCCCGGCCAGTTCGAGATCGCGCCGGTCTTCGAGAAGTCCAACCTGGCCCACGATCACCAGCAATTGATGATGACGACGATGAAGAACGTGGCCGAGCGGTACGGCATGGTCTGCCTCCTCCACGAGAAGCCGTTCGCCGGGGTCAACGGCTCCGGCAAGCACGTCAACTTCTCGCTCGGCAACAGCAATCAGGGAAACCTGCTCAACCCGGGCGACACCCCCCACGAGAACGAACAGTTCCTGGTGTTCTGTGCGGCCATCATCCGTGGCGTACACAAGTTCGGTGGGCTACTCCGCGCATCCATAGCGTCGGCGTCCAACGACCACCGGCTGGGCGCCAACGAGGCACCGCCCGCGATCATCTCGATCTTCCTCGGCGACCAGTTGATGGACGTCTTCGATCAGATCGCGAAAGGCGGCGCCAAGGCCAGCAAGGAGACCGGCCTGCTGGAACTCGGTGTGGACACCCTGCCGCCACTCACCGCAGATGCCGGCGATCGCAACCGGACCAGTCCGTTCGCCTTCACCGGCAACCGGTTCGAGTTTCGCGCCCCGGGTGCCAACCAGTCGATAGCCGACCCGATGATCGCGATCAATGCGATGCTGGCCGACTCATTGGACTACATTGCCGACTACCTCGAGAAGAAGATCGCCGACGGCGTGGAGTTCGATGCGGCGGTGCAAGACCTGCTCGAAGGGATCATCGTCGAGCACGGCAAGGTCGTGTTCAACGGCAACGGCTACAGCGCGGAATGGCAGGAGGAGGCTGCATCGCGCGGTCTGCTCAATCTCCGCACCACCGTCGACGCGATGGCGCAGTACGACGAGCCCGCCATCCAGGAGGTCATGAGCGCGTACGGCATCCTGAGCAATCGAGAACTGAAGGCACGAAAAGAAGTCGTGCTGGAACAGTACTCACTCGCACTTCTGGTGGAGGCCAAGGAGACCCTGGAGATCGCCAAGACGATGATCCTGCCCGCCGCCAACCGCTATCAGGGCGAACTCGCCGGCACCGCGGCCAGCCTCAAGGCCGCCGGAGTGGAGACCGACCATCCGGTTCTGATGTCGGTGACCAAGAGCACCAAGGATCTTTACGCGACGATGCTGACTCTCGAGGAAGCCATCGGCGGTTTCCACGCCGATACCCTCGAAGGTGAGGCGCAGTACGCGTTGCAGGCCCTCATCCCAGCCATGGACGATGTTCGTGCCGTCGCGGACCGGCTCGAGAGCATCGTCGCCGATGATCTCTGGCCGCTCCCCACCTACCACGAGATGCTCACCATCCTCTGA
- a CDS encoding GntR family transcriptional regulator, giving the protein MSAEPPKYYRVRTELERMVSALDEGEAVPPERALAEQFSVARETVRQALQDLLVEGRLERRGRRTVVSAPKLVQPLSLRSYTEGAKEHGRVPGRILVTFDDMVGDDLMCDALGIPAGSSVMHLERVLLADGVRLGLESTYLAHSRFGTLAATFDPQTSLYAAIRAEGVAFASAEERIETALPSPREADLLETTTLMPMLLLRRRSLDAEGVPIEVVRSLYRGDRVAFQAVLHH; this is encoded by the coding sequence GTGAGCGCCGAGCCGCCGAAGTACTACCGGGTCCGCACCGAACTCGAACGAATGGTTTCCGCTCTCGACGAGGGTGAGGCGGTGCCACCTGAGCGTGCGCTCGCCGAGCAGTTCTCGGTTGCGCGGGAGACGGTGCGTCAAGCACTCCAGGACCTGCTCGTCGAGGGGCGGCTGGAGCGACGCGGGCGCCGGACCGTGGTGTCGGCGCCGAAACTGGTCCAGCCGTTGTCCTTACGGTCCTACACCGAGGGAGCAAAGGAACACGGGAGGGTGCCGGGACGCATCTTGGTGACCTTCGACGACATGGTGGGCGACGACCTGATGTGTGATGCGTTGGGGATTCCGGCGGGGTCGTCGGTGATGCACCTGGAACGTGTGCTCCTCGCTGACGGTGTGAGATTGGGCTTGGAGAGCACGTATCTCGCCCATTCGAGGTTCGGGACCCTTGCTGCGACGTTCGACCCTCAGACGTCGCTCTACGCCGCCATACGTGCCGAGGGGGTCGCGTTCGCCAGCGCCGAGGAACGGATCGAGACCGCGCTGCCGTCGCCGCGCGAAGCCGATCTCCTGGAGACGACGACCCTGATGCCGATGCTGCTGCTTCGTAGGCGGTCGCTCGACGCCGAAGGGGTGCCCATCGAGGTGGTGCGGTCGCTCTACCGTGGCGACCGGGTCGCATTCCAAGCCGTCCTGCATCACTGA
- a CDS encoding HD family phosphohydrolase, with product MTSSTEVAAEVTAALRSLRGIWDEETVDEFDHAMQAGWRARADGADDELVLAAVLHDVARSPLVPGGEPHDRSAHEWLTPRLGVRVGWLAGAHVAAKRYLAATESGYAARLSDTSVVSLAYQGGVGAVDASWTVHPWWPDAVQLRRYDDAAKVPGAPGMQVAEVEILVERIADRSAGARRPDSGSW from the coding sequence ATGACGTCTTCGACTGAGGTCGCCGCCGAGGTGACTGCTGCACTCCGATCGTTGCGCGGAATCTGGGACGAGGAGACCGTCGATGAGTTCGACCACGCAATGCAGGCGGGTTGGCGTGCTCGGGCCGACGGTGCCGACGACGAACTTGTTCTGGCTGCGGTCCTGCACGATGTCGCCCGCAGTCCGCTGGTGCCGGGCGGTGAGCCACACGACCGGTCCGCGCATGAATGGTTGACCCCTCGGCTCGGCGTACGGGTGGGCTGGCTGGCGGGGGCGCACGTCGCGGCGAAGCGATATCTGGCGGCCACCGAATCCGGCTATGCCGCCAGGCTTTCCGATACCTCGGTGGTCTCGTTGGCGTATCAGGGCGGTGTGGGCGCTGTGGATGCTTCCTGGACAGTTCATCCATGGTGGCCCGATGCAGTGCAGTTGCGTCGATACGACGACGCCGCAAAGGTTCCCGGGGCACCTGGTATGCAGGTCGCCGAGGTCGAGATACTCGTCGAGCGGATCGCGGATCGGTCGGCGGGAGCGCGGCGGCCGGACAGTGGGTCGTGGTGA
- a CDS encoding vitamin K epoxide reductase family protein, producing the protein MTEAPQPAVAAEPEIRETRTGLGTVASIVLLVAGALGLLAAFTLSVERYKLFLDPSYRPSCSLNPVLSCGSVMVTDQAAFFGFPNPYIGIAAFAVVVVIGVQSVARIDLPRWFWAGLALGTALGVVFIHYLIFQSLYRIHALCPYCMVVWVITPIILVIALGRSLGDAPWARFIRSWLWPLLIVWYAVIIVAIGVEFWDYWSTLI; encoded by the coding sequence ATGACCGAAGCGCCGCAACCGGCCGTCGCCGCCGAACCGGAGATCCGCGAAACTCGGACCGGCCTCGGGACAGTCGCCTCGATCGTCCTCCTGGTCGCCGGCGCACTCGGTCTGCTCGCCGCGTTCACGCTGTCGGTCGAGCGGTACAAGCTCTTCCTGGATCCGTCGTATCGGCCCAGCTGCAGCCTCAACCCGGTGCTGTCATGCGGTTCGGTGATGGTGACCGACCAGGCCGCCTTCTTCGGGTTTCCGAACCCGTACATCGGCATCGCCGCGTTCGCGGTCGTCGTGGTCATCGGCGTGCAATCGGTTGCCCGCATCGACCTGCCTCGATGGTTCTGGGCAGGGTTGGCACTGGGGACCGCACTCGGCGTGGTGTTCATCCACTATCTGATCTTCCAGAGTCTCTACCGAATTCACGCCCTCTGCCCCTACTGCATGGTCGTCTGGGTGATCACGCCGATCATTCTGGTCATCGCCCTCGGTCGATCTCTCGGTGACGCGCCGTGGGCGAGGTTCATCCGCTCGTGGCTGTGGCCGCTCCTCATCGTCTGGTACGCCGTCATCATCGTGGCGATCGGTGTGGAGTTCTGGGATTACTGGTCGACGTTGATCTGA
- a CDS encoding thioredoxin domain-containing protein has product MSQSSRKPIVDPRQAERRRSILIRVGAVVVLIAVAVAVGLWAVMSNESDTGSGSQVSVATDTGAYRITKAPAGTEPKAVLTIVEDFQCPACRQFEESFGSTIAELRENPQVAVDYHPIAILDHASSTQYSTRSANASACVAESTAGGGDFGVWQKFHDLLYQRQPEEGGAGLPDNELNSIAKEAGAPNVNSCIADGQFEDWVTQQTQDVTKSGVNSTPTVRLNGQDVQLTTPQDLKARVEQALAS; this is encoded by the coding sequence GTGAGTCAATCGTCCCGCAAACCGATCGTCGACCCGCGTCAGGCGGAGCGACGGCGCTCGATCCTCATCCGGGTCGGCGCCGTCGTGGTGCTGATCGCGGTGGCTGTGGCCGTGGGGTTGTGGGCGGTGATGTCCAACGAGTCGGACACCGGGAGCGGGTCGCAGGTGAGCGTCGCCACGGATACGGGCGCGTACCGGATCACCAAGGCACCGGCCGGCACCGAACCCAAGGCTGTTCTCACCATCGTCGAGGACTTCCAGTGCCCGGCGTGTCGGCAGTTCGAAGAATCCTTCGGTTCCACGATCGCCGAACTACGGGAGAACCCACAGGTGGCTGTCGACTATCACCCGATCGCCATCCTCGACCACGCATCGAGCACCCAGTACTCGACGCGCTCGGCGAACGCATCGGCCTGCGTCGCGGAGTCCACCGCGGGCGGCGGCGACTTCGGAGTGTGGCAGAAGTTCCACGACCTGCTGTACCAGCGTCAGCCCGAGGAGGGCGGCGCAGGTCTGCCCGACAACGAACTGAACAGCATCGCGAAAGAAGCCGGCGCGCCGAACGTCAATTCCTGCATCGCCGACGGTCAGTTCGAGGACTGGGTCACCCAGCAGACCCAGGACGTGACGAAGTCCGGCGTGAACTCGACTCCCACGGTTCGATTGAACGGCCAGGATGTTCAGCTCACCACACCGCAGGATCTGAAGGCCCGCGTCGAACAAGCGCTGGCGAGTTGA
- a CDS encoding phosphonatase-like hydrolase: MSDLNIRLAAVDMAGTTVADDGLVLAAFDAAARAVGLPMDGADHAQAQQYVVDAMGQSKIVVFRHLLQGDETLARQANSAFEEAYARAVSDGGVQEVDGAADTIESLRNAGVKVALTTGFSAATQQRLLVALGWEDLADIAIAPTAIVRGRPFPDMILSAVIELRIEDVRQVAVLGDTGNDITSGIRAGAEIVAGTLTGAHDETHLRAAGATHIVESVRQFGDLLTH, encoded by the coding sequence ATGTCAGACCTGAACATCCGACTGGCCGCCGTCGACATGGCCGGCACCACCGTCGCCGACGACGGCCTCGTACTGGCCGCGTTCGACGCCGCAGCACGGGCAGTCGGACTGCCCATGGATGGCGCAGACCATGCGCAAGCGCAACAGTATGTGGTCGACGCCATGGGCCAGTCCAAGATCGTCGTCTTCCGCCATCTGCTCCAAGGCGATGAAACACTTGCTCGACAAGCTAATTCGGCTTTCGAAGAGGCCTACGCCCGCGCGGTGTCCGACGGCGGCGTCCAGGAGGTCGACGGAGCTGCCGACACCATCGAATCGCTACGGAACGCAGGAGTGAAGGTGGCACTGACCACCGGATTCAGTGCCGCGACCCAGCAGAGGTTGTTGGTGGCGCTCGGTTGGGAAGATCTGGCCGACATCGCGATCGCGCCGACGGCGATCGTACGTGGCCGCCCCTTCCCGGACATGATCCTGTCCGCGGTGATCGAGCTGCGAATCGAGGACGTCCGCCAGGTGGCGGTTCTCGGTGACACCGGCAACGACATCACGAGCGGCATCCGGGCGGGCGCCGAGATCGTGGCGGGCACGCTCACCGGCGCACACGACGAAACACACCTTCGCGCAGCAGGCGCAACCCACATCGTCGAATCGGTCCGCCAGTTCGGTGACCTGCTCACCCACTGA
- a CDS encoding MarR family transcriptional regulator yields MNFPAGGRPADAPDLVDRIQQEWAQAYPELDVRPVGILGRIQHIATAGSHRLDRHLEPHGITRSEYDVLGALARSDRPLRASEVVSTTMLSGASITKITESLSRRGLLERRKSERDGRVVLLTLTDQGRALVEAELPRRLADDERALAGLTSDERESLVTLLRKISAAVGS; encoded by the coding sequence ATGAACTTCCCGGCAGGCGGCCGTCCGGCGGATGCTCCCGATCTCGTCGATCGCATCCAGCAGGAGTGGGCGCAGGCGTATCCCGAGCTCGACGTCCGACCCGTCGGGATCCTGGGTCGTATCCAGCACATCGCCACGGCCGGCAGTCATCGCCTCGATCGTCACCTCGAACCACACGGGATCACGCGGTCGGAGTACGACGTGCTCGGAGCGCTGGCACGGTCGGATCGGCCGCTGCGTGCCAGTGAGGTGGTGTCCACGACGATGCTGAGTGGCGCCTCGATCACCAAGATCACCGAGAGCCTCTCGAGGCGAGGTCTGTTGGAACGTCGAAAGTCGGAGCGCGACGGCCGGGTGGTGCTTCTCACGCTGACCGACCAGGGCCGCGCCCTGGTGGAGGCAGAACTACCGCGGCGGCTCGCCGACGACGAGCGTGCGCTCGCAGGCCTCACCTCCGACGAACGGGAATCGCTCGTGACACTGCTCCGCAAGATCTCGGCAGCGGTCGGAAGCTGA
- a CDS encoding MFS transporter, with the protein MSDRPSPRPGAADAERPAPGTWRELFAPQHRAAVAVFAGGIAVFAVNTYLTAASLPSAVADIGGQRLYAWVMTVFLITSVFSSMLVTRTLTRWGARRAYLVGFGLFGVGSLVCAVSPIMPIMLAGRAIQGTGGGLLTGLAFAVIRLALPQRLWVRAVGLTSAMWGIGNLIGPVLGGLFAQIGFWRGSFWLLVVATAIITVLALRALPARTRDDTAPTPLPISSLTLVVLATIGVSVASVVDGRRTVLALVGVAVVATLGFIFVDRRRDAGLLPRLTYTAGNPLKWIYVSIAVLAVGSTAEAFIPLFGQEIAGMGPLLAGTLGAALSWGWSSAQIASTTWAAGRRALVVRIAGPAFLAVGLATYGILQSGTSDAAIIGWFVALFIAGTGIGMAFPHIATAAMTITPDNAEAARASAGVNTVQMVANTFGSATAGLLVSIGASVGADGDPTITSARFLAFGFAALALAGVAAAVASIRPSRPAPQLSDPQLSDS; encoded by the coding sequence ATGTCGGACCGGCCGTCTCCACGACCAGGTGCCGCCGACGCCGAACGGCCCGCGCCCGGCACGTGGCGCGAACTGTTCGCCCCTCAGCACCGTGCCGCGGTCGCCGTGTTCGCGGGCGGTATCGCCGTGTTCGCCGTCAACACCTATCTCACCGCGGCATCGTTGCCGAGCGCCGTGGCCGACATCGGCGGCCAGCGCCTCTACGCGTGGGTGATGACCGTCTTCCTGATCACATCGGTGTTCTCCTCGATGCTGGTGACGCGGACCCTCACGCGGTGGGGAGCACGACGCGCCTACCTCGTCGGATTCGGCCTGTTCGGTGTCGGGTCACTGGTCTGCGCAGTCTCGCCGATCATGCCGATCATGTTGGCAGGCAGAGCAATCCAGGGAACCGGGGGCGGTCTGCTGACCGGGCTGGCGTTTGCCGTGATCCGCCTGGCCCTCCCTCAGCGACTGTGGGTGCGTGCGGTCGGTCTGACCTCCGCGATGTGGGGGATCGGCAACCTGATCGGGCCGGTCCTCGGCGGACTGTTCGCCCAGATCGGTTTCTGGCGAGGGTCATTCTGGCTCTTGGTCGTCGCCACCGCGATCATCACCGTTCTCGCGCTACGTGCGTTGCCCGCACGCACCCGTGACGACACCGCGCCCACACCGCTGCCGATCTCCTCGCTGACGCTCGTCGTCCTCGCGACGATCGGGGTCTCCGTGGCAAGCGTGGTCGACGGCCGGCGCACCGTGCTCGCCCTCGTCGGGGTGGCGGTGGTCGCGACGCTCGGGTTCATCTTCGTCGACCGACGTCGGGACGCGGGTCTGCTACCCCGTCTCACCTACACCGCGGGCAATCCACTGAAGTGGATCTACGTCTCCATCGCGGTGTTGGCGGTGGGCTCGACCGCCGAAGCGTTCATCCCCCTGTTCGGACAGGAGATCGCCGGGATGGGGCCCCTCCTGGCCGGCACGCTCGGCGCGGCGCTGTCGTGGGGCTGGTCGTCGGCGCAGATCGCCAGCACCACATGGGCGGCCGGCCGGCGCGCGCTGGTGGTCAGGATCGCCGGTCCGGCGTTCCTGGCCGTCGGGTTGGCCACCTACGGCATACTTCAGTCCGGTACAAGCGACGCGGCGATCATCGGCTGGTTCGTCGCCCTGTTCATCGCCGGCACCGGAATCGGGATGGCGTTCCCGCACATCGCGACGGCCGCGATGACCATCACCCCCGACAACGCCGAGGCGGCCCGGGCCTCCGCCGGTGTCAACACCGTGCAGATGGTCGCCAACACGTTCGGCTCCGCGACGGCGGGGCTCCTGGTCAGCATCGGCGCGTCGGTCGGAGCCGACGGCGACCCGACCATCACCTCGGCACGATTCCTGGCTTTCGGCTTCGCGGCGCTCGCACTGGCAGGCGTTGCGGCCGCTGTCGCATCGATCCGTCCGTCGCGGCCGGCCCCGCAGCTCTCGGATCCGCAGCTCTCGGATTCGTAG
- a CDS encoding nitroreductase family protein, translating to MELHEVMRTTFAAREFTDDPLPDDVLWRILDNARFAPSGGNRQGSHIVVVRDAETKRGISQLGEPTVRRYIAQNKAGEKPWNPLHPTKVPQDVIDATEVPDSFVVPIRTAPVVLVVSVDLALVAAIDQDLDRVGVVSGASVYPLVWNILLGAREQGFGGTITTMAVLQEARIRDLLGLPGSHALAAVVPLGKPVRQLTKLRRQPLDEFVTLDRFDGPPLTP from the coding sequence ATGGAGTTGCACGAGGTCATGCGGACCACATTTGCCGCACGCGAGTTCACCGACGACCCGTTGCCCGACGACGTGTTGTGGCGCATTCTCGACAACGCTCGGTTCGCGCCCAGTGGCGGCAATCGGCAGGGATCGCACATCGTGGTGGTGCGCGACGCCGAGACGAAGCGCGGGATCAGTCAGCTCGGAGAACCGACCGTCCGTCGGTACATCGCACAGAACAAGGCCGGTGAGAAACCGTGGAACCCCTTGCATCCCACCAAGGTTCCGCAGGACGTGATCGACGCGACGGAGGTTCCGGACAGTTTCGTGGTGCCGATCCGGACCGCGCCGGTGGTTCTGGTGGTGTCGGTGGACCTCGCGCTGGTGGCGGCGATCGATCAGGATCTCGATCGGGTCGGCGTGGTCAGTGGGGCATCGGTGTATCCGCTGGTCTGGAACATCCTGCTGGGTGCGCGTGAACAGGGCTTCGGAGGCACCATCACGACGATGGCCGTCCTGCAGGAGGCGAGGATTCGGGATCTGTTGGGGCTGCCCGGGTCCCACGCCCTCGCGGCGGTGGTCCCGCTCGGGAAGCCGGTGCGCCAGCTGACCAAGCTGCGTAGGCAGCCCCTCGATGAGTTCGTCACGCTCGACCGTTTCGACGGACCGCCGCTGACGCCGTGA
- a CDS encoding FUSC family protein, whose amino-acid sequence MSAATPVDHIVHRRGALAYAVHPRMWRSSLRLDMRRAGIAGPVRVGVAVGLVLIVGGLVGQRDVAGFAALGSLTSAFCRPDPYRVRVGRLAALSIGIVGSVAIGLVLGLSGAPLVAEIIVVAALGGSTALLVGMMHITGPGAVIFVFAATGAMGFAHDMNGVGRALIATGLGAACGAVASLAPWIARNAWQFIGPNTDSMHAVENPGVRYETIWTTLRRRPRRELVVNSCRIVVATAVSAAVAAGAGFSHPMWAAMGAMAAMQGVSYHVTVQRGWQRLAGNIVGAVIAAMLLGLGLGYWGAVVAIVICQIVTEVTAPVNYAIASVAITPMALILTALSAGLNPSAVDRVTDTLIGVVVGIVIAALTVTDAGHLATRSEAG is encoded by the coding sequence ATGAGCGCCGCCACCCCTGTCGATCACATCGTTCACCGCCGCGGTGCGCTCGCGTATGCGGTTCACCCCCGGATGTGGCGCTCGTCGTTGCGTCTCGACATGCGCCGCGCGGGTATCGCGGGCCCGGTCCGAGTGGGCGTCGCGGTCGGCCTGGTGCTGATCGTCGGGGGCCTGGTAGGCCAGCGTGACGTCGCGGGATTTGCCGCCCTCGGCTCTCTGACCTCTGCGTTCTGCCGGCCCGATCCGTATCGCGTGCGCGTGGGGCGACTAGCGGCGCTGAGCATCGGGATCGTCGGATCGGTTGCGATCGGCCTTGTGCTGGGCTTGTCCGGGGCGCCGCTCGTCGCCGAGATCATCGTCGTCGCGGCGCTCGGCGGATCGACCGCCCTGCTGGTCGGAATGATGCACATCACGGGTCCGGGAGCAGTCATCTTCGTCTTTGCCGCCACCGGCGCAATGGGATTCGCACACGACATGAACGGCGTCGGCCGGGCGTTGATCGCGACAGGCCTGGGCGCGGCCTGCGGCGCGGTCGCGTCCCTCGCACCGTGGATCGCACGCAACGCGTGGCAGTTCATCGGCCCGAACACCGATTCGATGCACGCCGTGGAGAATCCGGGCGTCCGCTACGAGACGATCTGGACCACGCTCCGTCGGCGACCCCGCCGCGAGTTGGTGGTCAACAGTTGCCGCATCGTCGTCGCGACCGCTGTCAGTGCGGCCGTCGCCGCCGGCGCCGGATTCTCCCATCCGATGTGGGCCGCAATGGGCGCGATGGCCGCCATGCAGGGGGTCTCGTATCACGTCACCGTGCAGCGCGGTTGGCAGCGACTGGCCGGGAACATCGTCGGGGCGGTCATCGCCGCGATGCTGCTCGGACTCGGCCTCGGCTACTGGGGCGCCGTGGTGGCCATCGTCATCTGCCAGATCGTCACGGAGGTCACGGCGCCGGTGAACTACGCGATCGCCTCTGTCGCAATCACCCCGATGGCGTTGATCCTGACCGCGTTGAGCGCCGGCCTGAACCCGTCGGCGGTCGATCGCGTGACCGACACCCTGATCGGTGTGGTCGTCGGCATCGTGATCGCCGCGCTGACGGTCACCGACGCCGGCCACCTCGCCACTCGCAGCGAGGCCGGCTAG
- a CDS encoding TraR/DksA C4-type zinc finger protein: MTAERDSTVSLIEALSSRLRSVIDATADSSSDDEHDPEGTTLAVERGQLVAQLDRSRVRLDELDAAFGRLDHGTYGRCERCGGPIGPERLDALPAARLCISCAARDSARRW; the protein is encoded by the coding sequence TTGACCGCCGAACGGGACTCGACCGTCTCGCTGATCGAGGCGTTGTCGTCGCGTCTGCGGTCGGTCATCGACGCGACGGCCGACTCCAGCTCCGACGACGAGCATGATCCCGAAGGTACGACACTTGCCGTCGAGCGTGGCCAACTCGTTGCGCAGCTCGACAGGTCGCGGGTGCGGCTCGACGAACTCGACGCGGCGTTCGGCCGCCTCGACCACGGAACCTATGGTCGGTGCGAGCGCTGTGGTGGGCCGATCGGTCCGGAGCGGCTGGACGCGCTGCCCGCCGCGAGACTTTGCATCTCCTGCGCGGCACGCGATTCTGCCCGACGCTGGTGA